One segment of Gemmatimonadota bacterium DNA contains the following:
- a CDS encoding tetratricopeptide repeat protein, producing the protein MSEVVPPAAAEPVRAPAPTVAAIPSEAPHDVPWLAWSIVALALLASVTSLRNGFAYDDRWILVENKRVHTLVEAWRFFGETYWPNVRGAALYRPLTLLVYATQWVVGHGSPLIYHAVSIVLYAAVSVLVLLLALEMLPRRAAWVAAALFAVHPVHVEAVGNVVGQAELWTSLIVLSAVIVYLRGRRDGVPLNRESAFVIVGLYFVGMMVKENAIILPALLIAAEGLVVRDNAPWRERADRLFTLLVWMGLFAAIFLAVRVSLLGAFGGDTPHPSIAALDMAGRTKVMIGLAPEFGRLFLWPANLYADYSPQAVHIHDTWHIEHLPGLLFIGCVAILFFVAHQRARIAAFGLWWVTLGMAPVANILIATGILIAERTFLLPSVGVVIAIATMVPWIEAQSFWRRRDVRLAITAGFAVLLTLGFSRSAERQYTWKDSETVFITLLREAPLNFKAHYAQGGQLFDEKRPLEAEREWRMALALNPSYDGVWVDLAHKYREAHVCQAAIPAYKVALGHDPDIPLASVGLAACYLELAQWRNARAAARTGIANGYYRKAFEFMIVRADSALAASDSMDATNKWKGGARAKNR; encoded by the coding sequence GTGAGCGAAGTTGTGCCGCCAGCGGCGGCCGAGCCCGTTCGCGCACCTGCACCGACCGTCGCGGCCATTCCGAGCGAGGCCCCACATGACGTGCCGTGGCTCGCGTGGTCCATCGTCGCGCTCGCCCTGCTCGCGTCCGTCACCTCGCTCCGCAACGGATTCGCGTACGACGATCGCTGGATTCTCGTTGAGAACAAGCGCGTCCACACCCTCGTTGAGGCGTGGCGATTCTTTGGCGAGACGTACTGGCCCAACGTGCGCGGTGCGGCGCTGTATCGCCCGCTCACCCTCCTCGTCTACGCCACGCAATGGGTGGTGGGCCACGGCTCACCGCTGATCTATCACGCGGTGAGCATTGTGCTCTATGCCGCGGTGTCGGTGCTCGTGCTGCTGCTCGCCCTCGAAATGCTGCCGCGCCGCGCCGCATGGGTAGCGGCCGCGCTCTTTGCGGTGCACCCGGTGCATGTCGAGGCAGTGGGCAATGTGGTCGGGCAGGCGGAGCTCTGGACCTCGCTCATCGTGCTCAGCGCGGTCATCGTCTACCTCCGAGGACGACGCGACGGCGTGCCGCTCAATCGAGAGTCGGCGTTCGTTATTGTCGGCCTGTACTTCGTGGGCATGATGGTCAAGGAAAACGCGATCATTCTGCCCGCGTTGCTCATAGCCGCAGAAGGCTTGGTGGTACGAGACAATGCCCCGTGGCGCGAACGCGCCGATCGACTCTTCACGCTCCTCGTGTGGATGGGGCTCTTCGCGGCCATTTTTCTTGCCGTGCGCGTGTCCCTCCTTGGCGCCTTTGGTGGCGACACACCGCATCCGTCGATTGCCGCGCTCGACATGGCGGGTCGCACCAAGGTGATGATCGGCCTCGCGCCGGAGTTCGGACGGCTCTTTCTCTGGCCCGCCAATCTCTACGCCGATTACTCGCCGCAAGCGGTGCATATCCACGACACGTGGCACATCGAGCATCTGCCGGGGCTGTTGTTCATCGGATGCGTAGCGATTCTCTTTTTCGTGGCGCACCAGCGCGCCCGCATCGCGGCCTTCGGACTCTGGTGGGTCACCCTCGGCATGGCGCCGGTGGCGAACATTCTCATTGCCACCGGCATTCTGATTGCCGAACGCACGTTCTTGTTGCCGAGCGTTGGGGTGGTGATTGCCATTGCGACGATGGTGCCGTGGATTGAGGCGCAGTCGTTCTGGCGGCGTCGTGACGTGCGACTCGCCATCACGGCGGGGTTTGCCGTGCTGCTGACGCTCGGGTTCTCGCGCAGTGCCGAACGGCAGTACACCTGGAAGGACAGCGAGACGGTGTTCATCACGCTCCTCCGCGAAGCGCCCCTCAACTTTAAGGCACATTACGCCCAGGGCGGGCAGCTGTTCGACGAGAAGCGTCCACTTGAAGCGGAGCGTGAGTGGCGAATGGCGCTCGCACTGAATCCGTCGTACGACGGCGTGTGGGTGGACCTCGCGCACAAGTACCGCGAGGCGCACGTCTGCCAGGCGGCCATCCCCGCGTACAAGGTCGCGCTCGGGCACGATCCCGACATCCCGCTCGCGAGTGTGGGGTTGGCGGCCTGCTATCTGGAACTCGCGCAGTGGCGCAACGCCCGCGCAGCGGCCAGAACGGGGATTGCCAACGGCTACTATCGCAAAGCGTTCGAGTTCATGATTGTCCGTGCAGACAGTGCGTTGGCGGCGAGTGATTCAATGGACGCCACCAACAAATGGAAGGGCGGCGCGCGCGCCAAGAATCGTTAA
- a CDS encoding glycosyltransferase family 2 protein translates to MVLSVLIPVYNERNTIEVILEQVRHVPVRMEIICVDDCSTDGTRDILTRLKAEGLIQQLIFHEINRGKGAAIRTALAASTGNVVIVQDADLEYDPADWPGLLEPIIEGRADAVFGSRFLGGPHRVLYFWHSVGNALLTLFSNMLSDLNLTDMETCYKAVRGDLARSLHLTTDRFGFEPEITARLAKARVRIFEVPISYSGRTYAEGKKIGWKDGVAAVWHITRFNLFS, encoded by the coding sequence CTGGTGCTCTCCGTGCTCATTCCGGTCTACAACGAGCGCAACACCATTGAGGTCATCCTGGAACAGGTGCGGCACGTGCCCGTGCGCATGGAGATCATCTGTGTGGACGATTGCTCCACCGACGGCACGCGTGATATTCTCACGCGCCTCAAGGCTGAAGGGCTCATTCAGCAACTGATTTTCCACGAGATCAATCGCGGAAAAGGCGCGGCCATTCGTACGGCGCTCGCCGCGAGCACCGGCAACGTGGTCATCGTGCAAGACGCGGACCTCGAATACGATCCCGCCGACTGGCCGGGGCTGCTGGAGCCGATTATCGAAGGGCGTGCCGACGCGGTCTTTGGCTCGCGCTTTCTTGGTGGTCCGCACCGCGTGCTCTACTTTTGGCATTCGGTGGGCAACGCGTTGCTCACGCTGTTCAGTAACATGCTGAGCGACCTCAATCTCACGGACATGGAGACGTGCTACAAAGCCGTGCGCGGCGACCTCGCCCGCTCGCTGCACCTCACCACCGACCGTTTTGGCTTTGAACCCGAAATCACGGCGCGCCTCGCCAAAGCGCGCGTCCGGATTTTTGAAGTGCCCATCTCGTACTCCGGCCGCACCTACGCCGAGGGCAAAAAAATCGGGTGGAAGGACGGCGTCGCCGCCGTCTGGCACATTACGCGCTTCAACTTGTTCTCGTGA